The sequence ATTTTTCAAGAGCTATGGGCTGACTCCCGAGCGGCTGGCGCTGGCCAAGCCGGATGCCATTGTGATGCATCCGGGACCAATGAATCGTGGCGTTGAAATAGATTCTGCGGTGGCTGATGGTGCGCAAGCGGTGATCCTGCCGCAGGTGACGTTTGGAATTGCGGTACGGATGGCGGTGATGAGTATTTTGGCAGGGAATTGAATTGTGGAAAATAATGTTCGACGGTCGATAAAAGCGCATGGACTTTGACGCCTTTATTTGAATCATGTCGTCGGGCAGAGGTATCGATATCATCGTTGGGCTATGAGTGAATCAATAACGATTCGATTAATTATTCGATTAATTATTCGATTAATTATTCGATTAATGATTTCACACGTGGCTTCACCAACGATTTTGTGCCATTAAATAAACGCGCTAAGAAAAATTTTTATACATGAAACTGCACATTAAAAATGGTCATTTGATTGACCCGGCAAATAGTATCGATGCCAGGCAAGACCTATACGTCGCCGATGGCAAGGTGATCGCTGTCGGCCAGCCTCCCGCCGATTTTGTTGCCGACAAAACAATCGATGCCAGCGGGTTGATCGTTGCCCCCGGCCTGGTCGATCTGAGCGCTCGTCTGCGTGAGCCCGGCTATGAATACAAGGCCACTCTCGAGTCAGAAATGCAGGCCGCGATGCAGGGCGGCGTCACCAGTCTGGTGTGCCCACCGGATACCGATCCGGTGCTGGATGAACCCGGTCTGGTCGAGATGTTGAAATACCGTGCCAAATCATTGAATCAGGCGCATGTCTATCCGCTCGGCGCTTTGACGGTCGGATTGAAGGGGCGTGAGCTGACCGAAATGTCTGAGCTGACCGATGCTGGATGTATCGGCTTTTCTCAGGCAGATGAGCCAATTCTGGACACGACCGTATTGCTACGTTCACTACAGTATGCACAGACGTTTAATTACACTGTATGGCTGCGTCCGCAAGATCCGTATCTGGGTCACGACGGCATCGCCAACAGCGGGGCGGTGGCATCTCGTTTAGGCTTATCGGGGGTTCCCGTGATGGCTGAGACCATCCGTTTGTACACGATTTTCGAGCTGGTTCGCGCAACTGGTGCGCGCGTACATTTATGCAGAATTTCTTCGGCAGCCGGTGTTGATTTGGTGCGGTTGGCAAAAAAAGAAGGGTTACCGATCACTTGCGACGTCGGCGCGCATCATATACACATGACCGAAGTCGACATCGGCTTCTTTGACTCGAATGCGCGAATGACACCACCGTTCCGGTCGCAACGTGACCGTGACGGGATTCGGCAAGGTTTGCTGGATGGCACCATCGATGCAATCTGCTCGGACCATACACCGGTCGACGACGACGAAAAATTGCTGCCGTTCGGTGAAGCTACGCCGGGCGCTACTGGACTTGAGTTGCTGTTGTCGCTTGCGCTCAAATGGGCGGAGGAACATGTTGCACCTTCTGAGCATCCGCTAAGCAGAGCTTTGGCGAAAATTACCCATGATGCTGCACGCGCAGCC is a genomic window of Glaciimonas sp. PAMC28666 containing:
- a CDS encoding dihydroorotase, with the protein product MKLHIKNGHLIDPANSIDARQDLYVADGKVIAVGQPPADFVADKTIDASGLIVAPGLVDLSARLREPGYEYKATLESEMQAAMQGGVTSLVCPPDTDPVLDEPGLVEMLKYRAKSLNQAHVYPLGALTVGLKGRELTEMSELTDAGCIGFSQADEPILDTTVLLRSLQYAQTFNYTVWLRPQDPYLGHDGIANSGAVASRLGLSGVPVMAETIRLYTIFELVRATGARVHLCRISSAAGVDLVRLAKKEGLPITCDVGAHHIHMTEVDIGFFDSNARMTPPFRSQRDRDGIRQGLLDGTIDAICSDHTPVDDDEKLLPFGEATPGATGLELLLSLALKWAEEHVAPSEHPLSRALAKITHDAARAAGLTAGQLGVGSVADICLFDPAVRWTVEAKSLASQGKHTPFLGYELTGQVKATIVAGQIAYERASEPA